The window tattgatgtcagtatcaggctttgtgttgtatacatatatgtgatattttaggaagcagtgagtttcaatgatgtgcatgtgaacttcactgaagaagagtggaatttgctggattcttcccagaaaaatctctacaaagatgtgatgctggagacctactggaacctcactgatattggtaagacttttttttttttttttttcttctcaaaataagagaaaagtgtttctgggttactgatgatcatctcttatttcaatagagaacaagtaatattgagttgaataaatcaggttcattgctgtgaaaattcagagtaacttgaattttgcctaattccaataccatatcattgattttcttgtaccttggttttaggctataatttggaagtccatcatactgaagaacaacatcaaacttctagccgtcatgaaaggtattttttggggggagggggtttcaagacagggtttctctgtgtagccctggctgtcctgggactcactctgtagaccagctggcctcgaactcagaaatctgcctgcctctgccacccaagtgctgggattaaaggtgtgcaccaccaccgcccggccatgaaaggtaattttaatgtttaagctgatacaaatatgcctgtgaggaaattttaatatgatctggatgctctataggaaagcaagtgtgtaaaatataagtcattttattgtagctatgattataatattctcccaaaactatgtacctccatgtcagttatctgattggtgtttgcaaggcatttctataagcaagaagagaaggaaacaatgccttaagagattcctttaattgatttgtatctccattagagctatgttgtggaactaccaatttgtatagtctcataatatttagatgttgcacattgaatagtgataaacatgtgtccataaccttctaataatcaaatagtccatgataaagttggtgacactcgtattcttatagtgaaatttttaagtttattgttttgtcagtttatgaaaATCGAGAATATTGTTTTGGAGAAATATTAAttatgtctacaatgaacaaaaagtcaatgcattagaattcaatgtggaaacatttcatttgttctgctATTTTAATGgcggtatcaattgtcagaatggatgaaaccatgtgagcatagggatactaaaaaaaacaacctctgtctatttcacaacaatgagaagatatgtagtattctgcctttggtagactttctgaatatgataggtgtttacaattaattggttttctgtactttacccaaattcatactgcagaaaatctttatgggtactagaagtttgcagttcttctgttcatcctgtttcacagtgctgttgtggtgtgatgtATACTACAGggaaaactaagaatgcaatcagagttttaatgctcttagttgttccattttattctgacctatgaatgcatcatgtagaaatctcatatagaaaaaggatgttataaatgtgagccatgtagcaaatactcttaccatcacaggtattttcaagtacaaccgtgaacatcaaagtgataaaagcataagatttgagtgttctttattatgagaccaactgtaaaattgattcataatgataaaatgattgatcaggctaataaatgtggtaaagctttcacatgtgcccattactgttgcaggcatgaaacaagtcatactgaagagaaaccttatgaatgtaagcaatgtggtaaagccttttcatatcacagtagtctccaaagacataaaagaacacatactggagagaagcctcataaatgtaatcaatgtggtaaagccttttcatgtcacagtggtctccaaagacataaaacaacacatactggagagaaaccttatgaatgtgatcaatgtggtaaagccttttcatgtcacagtagtctccaaagacataaaagaacacatactggagagaaaccttatgaatgtaatcagtgtggtaaagccttttcacaacacagtagtctccaatatcataaaagaacacatactggagagaaaccttatgaatgtaatcaatgtggtaaagccttttcacaacacagtcatcttcaaagtcataaaagtagacatcttggagagaagcctcatgaatgtaatcaatgtggtaaagccttttcacatcacattagtctccaatatcataaaagaacacatactggagagaaaccttatgattgtaatcaatgtggtaaagccttttcatatcaccgtcatctccaatatcataaaagaacacatactggagagaaaccttatgaatgtaatcaatgtggtaaagccttttcacaacacagtagtctccaatatcataaaagaacacatactggagagaaaccttatgaatgtaatcaatgtggtaaagccttttcacgtcacagtaatctccgaagtcataaaagaacacatactggagagaagcctcatgaatgtaatcaatgtggtaaagccttttcacgtcacagtagtctccaatatcataaaagaacacatactggagagagaccttatgaatgtaatcaatgtggtaaagccttttcacaacacagtcatctccaaagacataaaagaacacatactggatagaaaccttatgaatgtaatcaatgtggcaaagcctttacaagttccagttatctcccatataatagaaaacccatactagagagaaacattataaatgtaatcagtatggtaaaggctttacacaactgggtcatctgcaatatcataaaaaaaaacataccagagagaattcttagatatgtaatcaatgtggaaaaaatcatttataattgaaaattctccaaagacataaatgttcacatactgcagagaaactgtgtgaatgcaattaatatggtaaaagccttttcagaaaatttttgtttccaaaaccataaaacaacccatattggaaagaaacctatgaatgtaatcattgtggtgaaagtgttaaaaattttcaaaaacttctagcatgctgagaggaaccaagagtacaggtcagctcattcgtgaactctgtgtttcagaaatttggctgaccacaagatggttgagtatgaataggctgttgagaatagcctatacagaatattctccctgactgttacttagaccctgtcacaaactgaataatgggctgggactttccaatAACCACCCTTGACTCCCCCTGGATtatggttttttccttgtggttttgcctttaaattccctgtgcctccaaagctcagggtcaaaccccacagaccctgcatgggttctgggtcttggcctcagcatgctggtcaaaatatacctcttgctgattacatcgacttctgtgtcttgtgagttattgggtgaccatgacttcctgaggcttgggtggggggagttcttcccttttgtgaggactttatagtggtaaaagtctttccataaagattttttccgaaacataaaagaacaggtattggacagaactatgaatgtaatctttgagctaaagcctttgcatgtcccactaatctcaaaaacataaaagatcccacattggaagaaacctcattAATGTGATCAACGTGGTAAAGACTTCTCACAACTTTAACATCACCATTACTATAAaggaacaggtacaggagagaaacctaatgaatgtaatcagtgttgtaaagcatttgcaagtcacagtcatctgcagtgacaggagagatcacgtaccagagagaaacctgcttgaatattaacaatgtggtaaagcctttgcatgtcagagttctttacacacacacaaagaaatcacattggagagaagcctcattaatgtaatcactgtggacaaaactgacaattcacttttttctgcgactacataatagaatacattcaagagagtgactcagtgtcatcaaggtgctaagcccttgcatgtcataGGCATCGcctgatacataaaagaacacatactgtagagaaactgcatgaatgccatgaatgaggtaaagtctttgcatgacagtgtactctccaaatacttcaagtaacacactttttagagaaaccttatgagtgTGACAAACATGgaaaagcctgtgcctatcactgtagtctccaaagacataaaagaccacaaattggacagaaatcttgtgaatgtactcaagttggaaaatcctttacatgccacagtattctctgaatacaaaagacaacacatactagagagaaaccttctgaaagtaatcaatgtggtaaagcatctaCATGTCCTatgcatatttaaatgcatgaaagaatttatagtaggaatatactgtggtgatttgaatatgcttgtccctaagaagtgacaatattagtatgtttggccttgtgggagtagatattaccgttttgaagaaagtgaagttccagggtggtggtctttggagctccggcCAGTAAAAAACAGATTCTCCTACCActcagctggaagacagtctcttcctgactgctttctcatgaagatgcagaactctcagctttttctcCAGTATCATGGCTACCTGCATgttgacattcttcctgctatgttggtcatgaactaaacacttgaacgtgtaagacagaccaaattaactatttgcctttaaaacagttgccttggtcacagtgtctcttcttagcaatggaaattctatctgagacagaagttggtaccccaggcttAAGTATTCTTATCATGCTTTTGTGTGAAGGAATGTGGagttttagactttggatttgtacatacattaagtggaacttcatgggccatgctagtagaacacatatgtactaagggtggtttgaactttgtatatagtttttataatgctttgctgaagaatgttgctgtcttttgctctTATCTGATGGTAAAGAGTTTTATTTTGtcaattgcattgacaaaggaagtcacaggaaagccaagcttagcctttggcctgtgtttactctcatggtgattgttttgatcatgcttagtaatcttagaaaaaaatatgagatgttaggttcaaagagaaaatctcaccaggaagttgaatgaagctaaatcttgtgatcaaagatacccaatgttattaaagaaatggtgatattatggcaagataccatccacctaaacatatggatatgaagttgtatggatgagaactgtatattgttaggcattattattaactggttattgtttttatgtggacataaggagatacaagtatgtgtcaaattgacaatgtacagattgtgattactatactgggttttcaatttaaaatctaaaaggatataggatatacttaggtccaggtatggtggttgtgccttaaatcccaggagatcagagtcaagcagatttctgattcaagtcatcctggtacaagttttaggtaatgaaaagcttaggtatgggcaaagtgttacaaaCATTATATTcaagcatttaggagacagagccatgcagatctgagttcaaggtttatctacagagcgagttcaaggacagccgagcttaggcagtgaagttgttgaaaaatagaaagctggtgatgatgtaatagaaggggccatgtttgggccccagcaagcacaggaactcagcagctttgcccatgtggctctgctgttagaggaaagaatagaagggacgactgagacaactgatgctggttggctatagttagaaaattagtggtgatgaagaagaaaccagcatcactgaggtgaaatcttctcagaagtgttttctgagaggacaaagaagctgtgttccagaggtagccaaggttgtaccttgttgttcacctggagttgatcatgtgtgagaatcatccaggtggtattggtttcgaaggcataaatgaatctgtcatgcagagcagctaaggcttggccctgtgaagggagtgtatgagagaaaaacagtgaatcctagtcgcaggggaagaacccagcatattgaagatgtcagtcccatgggatgagcagaaagaacagcagcagcagtaaagtggagtcaagcagaacctagagtgctatagatggaagaaCAAAAGTTACCAGatctcttttgaggagtgcaGATGATCTTGTGTGGATCCTAgttactggaacaagaagctgtaatattgaagttacctttgaagcCCTAATACTTTGagactccagagctgtgggatacctgctcaggaaaactgtTTTAGGGAATAAAACAGCcacagagaaagaattgtgtttcAGTGAGCAAaacaggaaggagttggagatctgaagaacactttgacatcagacatggagatgcagagtttggagattgccttttggcttttggtcttcttttggcccagtatttcttCACAATGGCATTTAGAAATGGTGAAGTACATCCTGTAAATTTGGATGTATATGATATGgtatttgtttttgaagatataggggattacagttacatgattgtataaaactcaaaacagactttgaacttgaggaatttgttgtgtctttctccaattcatttgattaattttgtttaaaatcgaTTTTGCTATATTCCaaaatgaccacaccagcttgctcctttggtccatctgcttggaaaatctttttacatTCCATTACCtgaattaatgcctattctcaATGTTGAGCTACATTTCTTATCTGCAtttgaaggatagattttattagcatctatttggttagcctttgtctttttattggtgaactgtggtcattgatactgaaagactcaatgaacagtgattgttaactccttgtattttgttgttgctgctggtgctggtgttggggtatttgtgtgctttcctttcttttgtagataatacaagattatatactacctgtattttcatgtattgttaacttccttgaaggtcatctgcaattttaaaagatcttcatttatatgtttattggcttttgatctttgtagcttttagtattctttgcttgtactggatgttctgattattattcaggaaagagacttcattttagggtccattctgttagatattttcatgattcttttactttgataggtaCCTCCCTACatattttggaaatttttcttctaagattttgttacCAATATTTTAAGAGAATTTGAAATATTACTTTCCTTCCTATAATCCTagtatctttatattttatcatttcacagtatcctagatattctggatattttatgtcaggaagtttcagatttaatattttctttgtgtaataCATCTATtccttccattgtatcttcagtgcttgagatttgtcttccatctctgtgttctgtttgtgaatcttgcctctgtagttcctctttgcaTTCTTAAAGtattgtttccattattccctcagtttgagattttgttattgtttctatttccttctaatcttcttttgtttttcttggctttatttatttattttcattttttgagacagggtatctctgtgtagccctggttgtcctggaactcactctgtagaccaggctgtcctcaaactcagaaatccactgcctctgcctcccgagtgctgggattaaaggcgtgcaccaccactgcccggctcttggctttatttataagatgtgtttgtttcctccacttttttttgtttgtgttttcctggctgtctttgaagtatttattgatttactCCAACTCTGTGTTTTCCTGactttctttaagtgatttagtcatttccactttaagtGCCTCCATCGtcttcatacagttggtttcaaagcctttttcttgtacttcagctatgttgaaaTATCTAAGACCTTCTTcggcaatataaatgggctcacactcattaactagagggtgataaatgttactccttattacagaatcaagtaccagcatcatggaatggaatgtggctataacttctggaaatgaaaaagtccattttatttcaatgtacttgatatacaatagtttgtgtccacacgATGAAATTTATGGTGAGACCCACCATAGGGTTTATGACagattccgtgaagtattcagcttacatttaacccaatgtttgattaatgccatggttgtttttttttttcttcttaaattggacagggaggcaagtgaaacactttttaaaataagttacgTTTGTTGTGATGATGCTTTTAATAAAGTCATTTCCAATCACTAacactggagtcaccattacaaaaaaaaaaaaaaaaaaccttatggtGACAGgggattaattttttaatttgccagtgtgtatttattcacatcaggtgaatgaagacaaactagattaatatgtatataatttgggaactttagtATAATCCACAGAAtgttgaatttccaactttggagatatGGCCAATGTACTTTtagtgttaagtcaggtcagatgattgagacacaggccattggctgtagctgtgtgtgtcatgttacagatcacagaagctaacattgcacatagcagccaggtcaaagagtaCTGTAATAATGTTACTTTCCCTTTCAGGAAACCATCTGCtccttttcaaactcaatgtagatgtatattttgtgcaattatatttcttttttctttttttaattaaattcttaaaaattattcacatttcaaagttgtccccctttctggtccctcttccctgaggtcttctccccatcttcctccctgctgcttctgagaggtttctctccctcccacccaccagcacatcacctccaccagcttcccttttccctcgtACATCAAATTCTACCAGGTtgagtgcatcctctcccattttgagcagacaaggcaatcctctactGCACACATGCCTGGGGCCATGAATCATCCTCCATATGCTTCTTGGTTTTTGACTTAGattctggaagccctgaagtgttTAGGTTAGCTGACACTTTTGTTCATCCTATAGCGTTGCCGtcctcttcacctccttaagtcCTTATTCTGACTGTTCCAAATGGAACTTTTTACCCTACaataatgcatgtatatatatatatatatatatatatatatatatatatatacacagatagataggtagatagatgatagatagatagatagatagatagatagatagatagatagatagatagggagggagagagaaaatccacaaaatagataaacttttagccaaactaataaaagaacagagacaatatcctaattaccaaagtcaaaaatgaaaagggagacatacaattatatgtatatgtgtatgtatatgtattatacatattctcctcagcacctcatggtatcttctccaaaattgatcatattaTCTGTCACAAaccaagtctcaacagatacaagaagaccaAAATttttctcatgcatcctatcaaatcactagACTAATCTAGACTTCAGTAGTAACAAAAACaccagaaagccacatactgaacaactttctacacaatgataacctgctcagggaagaaataaagaaataaaagactatcTAGAAtacaatgagaatgaagacacagtatactcaaacttatgggacacagtgaaatcAGTTGTAAGAgtaaaattcatagcactaagtgccctcataaacataccagagagatcctacacaaacaacttaacagcacaccagaaagctttagaacaaacagaagcaaacacacctaagagacagcaggaaatgatcaaactcagggcagaaatgatccaattacaaacaaagaggacagtgcacagactcaacaaaaccaagggatggttctttgacaaaaatcaataaaatagaaaagcccttagccagactaaccagagggcacagacagagtatccaagttaacaaaatcagaagtgaaaagagaggcataacaagagaaactgaggaaaaaattttaaaaatcattagttctttctctaaactagaaaatctagatgaaatatgtagccagagaaaaggataatgatctagacagataccataaacccaaattaaatcaagatcaggtaaattatctaagctgtagtataaccccttaggaaatcaaagcaggcattataaacctgTCCAAGAGAAAGCAAGGGCTAAATAGTAGtattgcagaattctaccagaccttcaaagaagcgCTAAGACCAATTcaccttggactattccacaaaatagaaacagaaggaatgctaccaaattcattctacatatatttgttttaaaagccaattattgatttcaaatgcaacactgctatattctcttgtcagttctcattccccttcattcccaagtcattaagaatttctttcagagctggagagatggctgagtggttaagagcactgactgctcttccagaggtcctgagttcaattcccagcaaccacatggtggctcacaaccatctgtaatgggatctgatgctgtcttctcgTGTcccagaagacagcaacagtgtacttatatataaaataaatctttttttaaaagaattttccattttttaaactcctgctcattatttttttctgttcataggaaggttgcctgtagctgaggcttgcctctgtatgtaattgaaaattgctttgagcacccaatcttttctctgctgctcattgctgcaaagaatgttgtttggagcctttggcaggtgtttactGAGAATCATAGATTTTgtatattggagcaaggctctactgTCAACTTTATCCATCTATCTTCCCttgaaagaaatatcttggcctgctattccatcttagtAGAAACTGAACATGTTGTGACAgagaaatgttagtgatccccaaaaagacacacacaggagcc is drawn from Arvicanthis niloticus isolate mArvNil1 chromosome Y, mArvNil1.pat.X, whole genome shotgun sequence and contains these coding sequences:
- the LOC143437385 gene encoding uncharacterized protein LOC143437385, encoding MTKLNVEPCYSGYPGESQCRSASKMFQSLEAVSFNDVHVNFTEEEWNLLDSSQKNLYKDVMLETYWNLTDIGYNLEVHHTEEQHQTSSRHERHETSHTEEKPYECKQCGKAFSYHSSLQRHKRTHTGEKPHKCNQCGKAFSCHSGLQRHKTTHTGEKPYECDQCGKAFSCHSSLQRHKRTHTGEKPYECNQCGKAFSQHSSLQYHKRTHTGEKPYECNQCGKAFSQHSHLQSHKSRHLGEKPHECNQCGKAFSHHISLQYHKRTHTGEKPYDCNQCGKAFSYHRHLQYHKRTHTGEKPYECNQCGKAFSQHSSLQYHKRTHTGEKPYECNQCGKAFSRHSNLRSHKRTHTGEKPHECNQCGKAFSRHSSLQYHKRTHTGERPYECNQCGKAFSQHSHLQRHKRTHTG